The nucleotide sequence CTGTCGGTCCAGCTTCCGCCGTTAGCATCTGATCCATGATCGACCCGGCGATTCTTCGTGAAGATCCAGACCGTCTCAGGCGCTCGCTTACACGGCGAGGCGTGGAACTGAGTGTCGACGAACTCGTCGACCTCGACCGCCGCAAGCGGTCGTTGCGTGCCCAGGCGGAGCAGGCTCGCGCGAAGCAGAAGCAGATAGGGAAGGAGATCTCTCATCTCCAGGGGGAAGCGAAGCAGGCGGCCATCAGCCAGGCGAAGGAACTTGCCGCCGAGTACCAGCGGCTTCTCGCCTTGGCCGATGAGGCCGACGAACAATTCACCGAGTTGTGGGTGAGGGTTCCGAACCTGGCACACGACTCTGTGCCTGACGGCTTCACCGACGAGGATGCCGTGGAACTCAAACGCTGGAGGGAGCCCCGCGACTTCGATTTCGATCCACTGGATCATCAGGCTCTGGGCGAGGCGCTCGGACTGATCGACGTCGAGCGCGGGGTACGCACGTCAGGTGCCCGCTTTGGGTATCTCAAGGGCCAGGCGGTCCTGCTCGAGATGGGCTTGGTGCGCTGGGCGATGGATCTCGCCGTTGGGGAAGGGTTCACGCCGATGCTGCCACCGGTGCTGGTGCGGGAGGAGGCACTGTTCGGAACAGGGTTCTTCCCCGACGATTCGGAGCAGGTATATGCCGTGGAGAAAGATGACCTCTATCTGGTCGGGACGGCCGAAGTGCCGCTCGCCGCGTATCACGCCGGCGAGATCCTCCACGAGGAGGACCTCCCAATTCGATACGCCGGTTTCTCGACGTGTTTCCGGCGCGAGGCAGGGACGTACGGGAAGGACACGAGAGGGATCTTCCGGGTCCATCAGTTCGACAAACTGGAGCTGTTCTCCTTCTCTCACCCCGATGCATCTTGGGAGGAACACGACCGGCTTCTCGCATTCGAGGAGCGGATCGTGCAGGGACTCGAGCTGCCATACCGTGTCGTCAACATTGCAGTCGGCGACCTTGGCGCATCCGCCGCCAAGAAATATGACATCGAGGCCTGGTTCCCGTCGATGGGGCGATACCGGGAAATCACGTCGTGTTCACATACGACAGACTTCCAGTCGCGACGACTGAAGATCCGTTTCCGGTCTGACGCGGGGAATCAACTGGTGCACACACTCAACGGAACGGCGGTGGCAGTGGGACGAACGATCCTGGCGATTCTCGAGAATCACCAGCAGGCGGACGGAACGGTCAAGGTGCCTACCGCGATCCGTCCATACGTGGGTTTTGACGTGATCGGGTCGTGACCGACGAGATCTTCTCGCGGATTGCCGGACGTTACGACGTTCTCAATCGTGTGCTGTCGCTTGGCCGTGAACAGGCATGGCGGCGCGCCGGTGCCTGTCATCTGCCGGACGGTCGCGTTCTCGATCTTGGCGCGGGTACGGGCGCCGCGATGCCGGTATTCGGAGGACGCCGGGTTGTGGCGGTCGATCCGGTACCGGAGATGCTGGAGTTGAATACGGCTCCGGCCAAAGCGGTGGCAGTTGGGGAGGCGCTGCCCTTCGGTGACGGGACCTTCGATGGAGTGTTCTCCGCCTATGTGTTCCGCAACCTGACGTCGGTGTCTGCCACCTTGGTGGAAGTTGCCCGCGTGCTGCGTCGCGATGGAGTGCTTGTGGTGATCGGCCTCGGGCGGCCGCGGGGACGGCGTTGGGCGACGATTCATCGTATAGGGACGGCGGCGGTCCTGCCTGCGATCGGTGCGCTCGCCGGGGCCAGGGAGGAGTACACGTATCTGCACCGGTCCCTGGACAAGCTGCCGCCGCCCGAAGAGCTGTTCACCGAAAGTCCGTTGAACGTGGAACGGGTGTGGCGGATGGGACCGCTCGGATTCGTGTACGGCGCGGTGCTTCGCAAGTAACGTTCGACGGCGAGTATCAGAGATCGCTACGGAGCAGACCGTACTCCAGCAGGTCGGTCACCCGGCCCTCCTTCACGATGGCGTCACGCCGGCGGCCCTCGAGCCGAAATCCACACTTCTCCAGGACGCGTGCCGACGCCCGGTTCCATCCGAAGACGGTCGCATACAGACGGCGCACGTCAAGAGTGTCGAACAGGTAACGCGTGAACCCGTGCAGCGCG is from Gammaproteobacteria bacterium and encodes:
- the serS gene encoding serine--tRNA ligase, which codes for MIDPAILREDPDRLRRSLTRRGVELSVDELVDLDRRKRSLRAQAEQARAKQKQIGKEISHLQGEAKQAAISQAKELAAEYQRLLALADEADEQFTELWVRVPNLAHDSVPDGFTDEDAVELKRWREPRDFDFDPLDHQALGEALGLIDVERGVRTSGARFGYLKGQAVLLEMGLVRWAMDLAVGEGFTPMLPPVLVREEALFGTGFFPDDSEQVYAVEKDDLYLVGTAEVPLAAYHAGEILHEEDLPIRYAGFSTCFRREAGTYGKDTRGIFRVHQFDKLELFSFSHPDASWEEHDRLLAFEERIVQGLELPYRVVNIAVGDLGASAAKKYDIEAWFPSMGRYREITSCSHTTDFQSRRLKIRFRSDAGNQLVHTLNGTAVAVGRTILAILENHQQADGTVKVPTAIRPYVGFDVIGS
- a CDS encoding class I SAM-dependent methyltransferase translates to MTDEIFSRIAGRYDVLNRVLSLGREQAWRRAGACHLPDGRVLDLGAGTGAAMPVFGGRRVVAVDPVPEMLELNTAPAKAVAVGEALPFGDGTFDGVFSAYVFRNLTSVSATLVEVARVLRRDGVLVVIGLGRPRGRRWATIHRIGTAAVLPAIGALAGAREEYTYLHRSLDKLPPPEELFTESPLNVERVWRMGPLGFVYGAVLRK